The window TCTTTATAAGATTATAAATAATACCTGCGGCTAATAAACTTATGCAAATCAGCCCGTTTACGATTTCAGGTTTTTTATCTTCGGGTAAAAAAGAAGCGCCTATCATCAATATTACCATTACTATTAAAAGAATTGACGGAAAATAATCGGTAACTTTTACCGGTTCAACCTTATCGGGTTTTTGATTTGCTTTACGAAAAATAAAATAAATAATTGCGGTAGCGGCAACGGCGGAAATTTCAACTGCAAAAAAAAGCGAGGGTTTACCTAAATACCAAAAAAAATCGAAAAAGGTCATATTTAATTGGCTGCCTAAAAGAATTGAAGTGGTATCTCCCACAAGCGTTGCGGCACCTTGTAAATTTGCTGAAATCGAAATTGCTATAATCGGTTTTACGGGAGGAATATTCAGTTTTTTTGAAAGAACAACCGCAATGGGAGCAAGCATTAAAACGGTTGCAACGTTATCCATAAACGCTGAAATAAACCCTGCAAATAATGAAAGACAAACTATTATCCATTTTACATCGGGAACATTGTTAATAATTTTGTCGGCAATCCGCTGCGGCATTTTAGATTCCGTAAACAGGGCGACAAGTCCCATTGTTCCCGCAATCATTAAAATAACGTTCCAGTCTATTGCAAAAAAAACTTCATTATACGGCAAAATACCGAGTATAACGAAAAGCAATGCCGAAGAACAGGCAATAATCGGCCTGTAATTTGTCAATGTAATCATTAAAATATAAGTAATACAAAATAAGACGGACGGTATGATAATAGGGTTTGAAATCATTCTCTTTTCTCCTGGGTTTATCTAGTTATTACCGTAAATTGAAGAATTTGTCAATCGGGGGCAGATAAAAGAAATATTGAATGTTGACATCATACCTTCCTTATGTTAAACTGTTATTTATGATGGATTTCAGCCGGAAACTGCCTATCGGTGTGCAGAGTTTTAAAGTAATGCGCGATGACAGCTATCTTTATGTGGATAAAACAGAATTTATTTTCCGCCTTGCCGATTCCGGACGCGTTATTTTTTAAGCCGACCGCGCCGCTTCGGGAAAAGCCTTTTTCTTTCAACGCTTGCGGCATATTTTTTAGGGCAAAAAGAATTGTTTAAAGGGCTTGCAATCGAACGGTACGAAAACACAAAAAAAGAGCCGTGGCGGGAATATCCCGTTTTTTATCTTGATTTTAATGTAGGAAAATACAGCGAACAAACCGCTCTTGATGAGAGGCTTAATTTATTCTTAAAGGATATCGAAAAAGAATACGGAATAGAAAATGCGGAGCAAACTTCCTTTGCTTCAAGATTTGAAGCCGCATTAAAAGCCGCTTATAAAAAAACGGGTAAGCAGGTGGTTTTCCTCGTTGACGAATATGATAAACCTCTTCTTCAAACAATGGGAAAAAACGAACGCTTAAACGAAGAGTACCGCAACACGCTTAAAGCCTTTTATTCCGTTTTAAAAAGCTCAGACCAATTTATCCGATTCGCATTTTTAACGGGCGTTACCAAATTCAGTAAGGTAAGCATTTTCAGCGATTTAAACAATCTTCACGATATAAGTATGCTTCCCGATTATTCAAGTATTTGCGGCATAACCCAAACCGAACTTGAAAAAAACTTTGAACCTGAAATTAAAAATTTAGGTGAAGAAAACAATTTAACTTATGAACAAACTCTTGCAAAATTAAAAAAGACTTATGACGGCTATTTATTTTGTCAAAAAACGATTTCAGTTTATAATCCGTTCAGCATTTTAAGCGTTTTAAGCGGGAAACTTTTTAAACATTATTGGTTTAAAACCGGGACACCAACTTTTTTAGTCGATTATTTGAAAGAGGGGCACTATTATATTCCCGACTTGGACGGAGGAATCGAACTGAACGAAGCAAGCCTTGAAACCTATCGTGCCGAGGCTAAAGAGCCCTTGCCCATTTTATTTCAGGCGGGCTACTTAACAATAAAAGAATATATCGATGAAGCGGGCTTATACCGGTTGGGCTTTCCGAATGATGAAGTGCGCTACGGTTTTTTGGAAAACTTAATTCCCGCATATACGGCTCTAAGACCGAGCGATACGGGAGTTTCGATTTGGGAGTTTACAAAAGATATAAGAGCGGGAAATGTGGACGGTTTTATGGAGAGAATAAAGGCCGTTATTTCCGGTATTCCTTATGACAGTTTCAGTAAAAAAAATGCGTCATTAAGAGAGCAAAATTATCAAGCAGCCGTTTACCTCATATTCGCTTTAATGGGGCAGTTTGTAGAAACCGAAGTACATTGCGCCTTGGGAAGAGCCGATTGTGTAGTGCAAACGGAAAATGCGGTTTATATTTTCGAATTTAAGCTGGGAACAAAGGGAAGTGCCGATGAAGCGATAGAGCAGATAAAAAAGCAAAATTATGAAGGGAAATACAAGGCTTCCGGAAAACCTTTGTGCTTATAGGCGCGGGCTTTGACGTAAGAAAGAGAACTGTAAAAGATTGGAAAACGGTTAGGGTGTAAGTT is drawn from Treponema pedis and contains these coding sequences:
- a CDS encoding SLC13 family permease — translated: MISNPIIIPSVLFCITYILMITLTNYRPIIACSSALLFVILGILPYNEVFFAIDWNVILMIAGTMGLVALFTESKMPQRIADKIINNVPDVKWIIVCLSLFAGFISAFMDNVATVLMLAPIAVVLSKKLNIPPVKPIIAISISANLQGAATLVGDTTSILLGSQLNMTFFDFFWYLGKPSLFFAVEISAVAATAIIYFIFRKANQKPDKVEPVKVTDYFPSILLIVMVILMIGASFLPEDKKPEIVNGLICISLLAAGIIYNLIKNKNFEILKTVKKELSFETLFLLAGLFIVIAAVTEAGVIKAIADGFLKLGNNVFLIYTIIVWGSVLISAFVDNIPYVAAMIPIIEILSTNLGIASPILFFGLLSGATLGGNITPIGASANITSLGILRGEGYQVKNSEFMKLSVPYTLVAVAIGYILIWITYGV